The following are encoded together in the Nocardioides thalensis genome:
- a CDS encoding ABC transporter ATP-binding protein: MSSAAPESMIRARALRKRFGEFEAVRGIDLDVRRGEAFGFLGPNGAGKSSTMRMIAAVSPVSGGELRILGLDPASDGPEIRGRLGVCPQEDTLDNELNVFDNLYIYGRYFGLPKAEVRERAAELLEFVQLTDKRRSRVEELSGGMKRRLTIARSLINRPELLLLDEPTTGLDPQARHLLWDQLFRLKQSGVTLVITTHYMDEAEQLCDRLVVMDNGVIVAEGAPQELIRAHSTREVAELRFGVGDNEAHADKVSDLGERVEVLPDRLLVYAEDGEEVVARTHERGLEPVATLVRRSTLEDVFLHLTGRTLVD, translated from the coding sequence GTGAGCAGCGCCGCCCCGGAGTCGATGATCCGCGCCCGCGCGCTCCGGAAGCGCTTCGGCGAGTTCGAGGCGGTCCGCGGCATCGACCTCGACGTGCGGCGCGGGGAGGCGTTCGGCTTCCTCGGCCCCAACGGCGCCGGCAAGTCGTCGACGATGCGGATGATCGCCGCGGTGTCGCCGGTCAGCGGCGGGGAGCTGCGGATCCTCGGCCTGGACCCGGCGTCCGACGGCCCGGAGATCCGCGGCCGGCTGGGCGTCTGCCCGCAGGAGGACACGCTCGACAACGAGCTCAACGTCTTCGACAACCTCTACATCTACGGCCGCTACTTCGGGCTGCCGAAGGCCGAGGTGCGCGAGCGGGCTGCCGAGCTGCTGGAGTTCGTGCAGCTCACCGACAAGCGACGCAGTCGGGTCGAGGAGCTCTCCGGCGGCATGAAGCGGAGGCTGACCATCGCGCGCTCGCTGATCAACCGGCCCGAGCTCCTGCTGCTCGACGAGCCGACCACCGGCCTCGACCCGCAGGCGCGGCACCTGCTCTGGGACCAGCTGTTCCGGCTCAAGCAGTCGGGCGTGACGCTCGTGATCACGACGCACTACATGGACGAGGCCGAGCAGCTCTGCGACCGCCTGGTCGTCATGGACAACGGAGTGATCGTCGCCGAGGGCGCCCCGCAGGAGCTGATCCGCGCGCACTCGACGCGGGAGGTCGCCGAGCTGCGCTTCGGGGTGGGCGACAACGAGGCGCACGCCGACAAGGTCTCCGACCTCGGCGAGCGGGTCGAGGTGCTGCCCGACCGGCTGCTGGTCTACGCCGAGGACGGCGAGGAGGTCGTCGCGAGGACCCACGAGCGCGGCCTCGAGCCCGTGGCGACGCTGGTGCGGCGGTCGACGCTGGAGGACGTCTTCCTCCACCTCACCGGTCGGACGCTGGTGGACTGA